The Drechmeria coniospora strain ARSEF 6962 chromosome 02, whole genome shotgun sequence genome has a segment encoding these proteins:
- a CDS encoding heme/steroid binding protein — protein sequence MGLLGVSLIIASFAYVLIRRPACLSLVFTRWRAFVGAAAEAKGKDGKDDKAGDADTELDTAPRIQDGKPVSRSSGLSPRLTGASRRNGVPPDRMAMPPPPLPKLTVGSPAIDEPSSTPSALMPPPPLPPLSRPSGGRIPTLPKAQFPAANSAQRARGPAPNRSLPSLAGGGGLLPPPTLASKPQKPSKKVVLDPGHSPLDWARISGPDADLRGLPPSTPYIRVTPSMLKKQTGRKGKDAWMALNGKVYNVTPYVDFHPGGVPELMRGAGRDGTKLFGEIHPWVNYETMLAACLVGLMVEEPTAGASEIEMDQMD from the coding sequence ATGGGTCTCTTGGGTGTGTCGCTCATCATCGCTTCCTTTGCCTACGTCCTCATTCGCCGACCTGCATGCTTGTCGCTCGTCTTCACCCGATGGCGAGCCTTTGtaggagccgccgccgaggcgaaAGGGAAGGACGGGAAGGACGACAAGGCGGGAGATGCAGACACAGAACTGGACACGGCGCCGAGGATACAGGATGGGAAACCGGTCTCCAGAAGCTCGGGGCTGTCGCCACGCCTCACAGGGGCGTCTCGGCGGAACGGAGTGCCTCCCGAcaggatggcgatgccgccacCTCCCCTGCCGAAGCTGACAGTCGGCTCTCCTGCCATCGATGAGCCATCCTCGACTCCCTCGGCTCTCATGCCTCCACCTCCACTGCCGCCGCTTTCCCGTCCATCGGGCGGCCGCATCCCGACGCTCCCTAAAGCTCAATTCCCGGCGGCGAACTCGGCCCAGAGGGCTCGCGGTCCGGCCCCGAACCGCTCGTTACCTTccctcgccggcggtggcggcctGCTTCCCCCTCCCACGCTCGCGTCGAAGCCGCAGAAGCCATCGAAGAAAGTGGTACTCGATCCGGGCCACTCCCCGCTCGACTGGGCACGCATCTCGGGCCCCGATGCCGACCTCCGCGGTCtaccgccctcgacgccctaCATCCGTGTCACCCCTTCGATGCTGAAAAAGCAGACAGGCCGGAAGGGCAAGGATGCCTGGATGGCTCTGAATGGAAAGGTCTACAATGTCACCCCCTACGTCGACTTTCACCCGGGCGGTGTGCCGGAGCTGATGCGTGGAGCGGGCCGCGACGGGACGAAGCTCTTTGGAGAGATTCATCCATGGGTGAATTACGAGACAATGCTCGCAGCCTGCTTGGTGGGGTTGATGGTGGAGGAGCCGACGGCTGGCGCGTCGGAGATTGAGATGGACCAGATGGACTAG
- a CDS encoding DNAJ domain containing protein, protein MVVDTAYYDTLGVQPTATELEIKKAYRKLAIIHHPDKNPNDPTAHEKFQAIGEAYQVLSDADLRKAYDKFGKDHAKPQEGFADPAEFFTSIFGGEAFVDWIGEISLMKDLTATMDITMQEMEAEAEAEAQAEAQKGAEDDKEFPGTEAAKKESLNEQQAAESKEGAAAAPSAPLPKVVVEEDKGAAHATASASAGVVPPARSDATSPAPSASSRSRVQIPLRPALMDKEHDETTEGELSEEALKQKEKKKGLSKEQREQLAAYEMERARIRKERVETLSRKLLDRVSVWTETDKGTDVTKAFQEKMRLEVENLKMESFGIDILHAIGQTYVSKASTLLRSQKFLGIGGFFSRIKDKGTLVKETWNTISSAIDAQQTMEDMAKMEEKGGEEWTDEKRVEYERRVTGKILTAAWRGSKFEIQSVLREVCDFVLNDKKVPLAKRLERAQALVLIGDVFSKAARSAEEEGDYLVFEQLVAEAAIKKDKDNAKHKKDKKGHRHHSADETAAAEAPNVPKA, encoded by the exons ATGGTCGTGGACACGGCATACTACGACACGCTCGGCGtccagccgacggcgacggagctcGAGATCAAGAAGGCCTATCGCAAACTCGCCATCATCCACCACCCAG ACAAGAACCCCAACGATCCGACGGCACACGAAAAATTTcaggccatcggcgaggccTACCAGGTGCTCTCCGACGCGGACCTGCGCAAGGCGTACGACAAGTTTGGCAAGGACCATGCCAAACCGCAAGAGGGCTTTGCCGATCCGGCCGAGTTCTTCACCTCCATattcggcggcgaggccttTGTCGACTGGATCGGCGAGATCAGCCTGATGAAGGACCTCACCGCCACCATGGACATCACCATGCAGGAgatggaggccgaggccgaggccgaggcgcaaGCGGAGGCACAAAAGGGCGCAGAGGACGACAAAGAGTTTCCGGGgaccgaggcggccaagaaggagaGCTTGAACGAGCAGCAAGCGGCCGAGAGCAAGGAGGGTGCGGCCGCTGCCCCTTCGGCGCCGCTgccaaaggtcgtcgtcgaggaagacaAGGGCGCCGCCCacgcgacggcgtcggcgtcggccggtgTCGTGCCGCCCGCTCGATCGGACGCAACCTCGCCCGCTCCTTCGGCGAGCTCCCGAAGCAGGGTCCAGATCCCTCTCCGGCCCGCCCTGATGGACAAGGAGCATGACGAAacgaccgagggcgagctctCCGAGGAGGCTCTCAAGCaaaaggagaagaagaagggacTCAGCAAGGAGCAGCGCGAGCAGCTGGCCGCCTACGAGATGGAGCGGGCCCGCATCCGAAAGGAGCGGGTCGAAACGCTGTCGAGAAAGCTGCTCGATCGGGTCAGCGTCTGGACCGAGACGGACAAGGGCACCGACGTCACCAAGGCCTTCCAGGAGAAGATGCggctcgaggtcgagaacCTCAAGATGGAATCCTTCGGAATCGATATCCTGCACGCCATCGGACAGACGTACGTCTCCAAGGCCTCGACCTTGCTGCGCAGCCAAAAgttcctcggcatcggcggcttctTCAGCCGCATCAAGGACAAGGGAACGCTCGTCAAGGAAACGTGGAACACCATCAGCAGCGCCATCGACGCCCAGCAGACGATGGAGGACATGGCCAAGATGGAGGagaagggcggcgaggagtgGACCGACGAGAAACGGGTCGAGTACGAGCGCCGGGTGACGGGCAAGATCCTGACGGCCGCATGGAGGGGCAGCAAGTTTGAGATTCAAAGCGTCCTGCGCGAGGTCTGCGACTTTGTCCTCAACGACAAGAAAGTCCCGCTCGCAAAGCGGCTGGAACGGGCACAGGCGCTCGTCTTGATTGGCGATGTCTTCAGCAAG GCTGCACGGTCCgctgaagaagaaggcgactACCTCGTCTTTgagcagctcgtcgccgaggctgccatcaagaaggacaaggacaatgCAAAGCACAAAAAGGACAAGAAGGGCCACCGCCACCATAGCGcagacgagacggcggcggcggaagcgcCCAACGTGCCGAAGGCgtag
- a CDS encoding squalene synthase yields MGALYYLLHPNQLRSMIQWKLWHNPVHTRNPATESETLSECFRFLNLTSRSFSTVIQELDHELLVPITLFYLVLRGLDTIEDDMTIPLDKKVPLLRNFHNTMEIDGWQFHESKEKDRELLEKFDVVIAELKKIKEPYYEIIKDMTVKMGNGMADYAQNSEMIKNGVQTIEEYELYCHYVAGLVGAGLTRLFVTSELGNPKLAERPSLTESMGQFLQKTNIIRDIHEDWQDGRRWYPKEIWSKHVDRWEDLFDAQHREQAIHCISAMVLDALKHVEECLFYMAGMREQSVFNFVAIPQGMAIATLELVFRNPDVLQKNIKITKGDACQIMLECTQNLHTVCEVFRRYARRIQAKNDPRDPNYLAISVRCAKIEQFIETLYPRQIPEKLAVENAQRQAKGSAADPGESLVMFGIVALSLFFVSGIMLGAAWLMGARFPIVSDMVEHLGSLLPGSKPSITGRNEL; encoded by the exons ATGGGCGCCCTCTACTATCTTCTGCACCCCAACCAGCTGCGTTCCATGATTCAATG GAAGCTGTGGCACAATCCCGTACACACGCGCAATCCGGCGACAGAGTCGGAGACGCTCTCGGAATGCTTTCGCTTTCTGAACCTGACGAGCCGAAGTTTCTCCACCGTCATTCAAGAGCTCGACCACGAGCTGCTTGTCCCCATCACCCTCTTCTACCTCGTCCTGCGAGGCCTCGACACCATCGAGGATGACATGACCATCCCCCTCGACAAGAAGGTTCCTCTCTTGCGCAATTTCCACAACACCATGGAGATCGATGGCTGGCAGTTCCACGAGAGCAAGGAAAAGGACCGAGAGCTGCTGGAAAAGTTtgacgtcgtcatcgccgagctCAAGAAGATCAAGGAACCCTACTACGAGATCATCAAGGACATGACCGTCAAGATGGGCAACGGCATGGCCGATTACGCGCAAAACAGCGAAATGATCAAGAATGGCGTTCAGACGATCGAGGAATACGAGCTCTACTGCCACTATGTCGCCggactcgtcggcgccgggtTGACCCGCCTGTTCGTCACGTCCGAGCTCGGCAACCCCAAGCTGGCCGAGCGACCGTCCTTGACCGAGTCGATGGGCCAGTTCCTTCAAAAGACGAATATCATCCGTGATATTCACGAGGACTGGCAAGACGGCAGACGGTGGTACCCCAAGGAGATCTGGAGCAAGCACGTCGACCGGTGGGAGGACTTGTTCGACGCCCAACACCGCGAGCAGGCCATCCACTGCATTTCCGCCATGGTGCTCGATGCCCTCAAGCACGTCGAGGAGTGCCTCTTCTACATGGCAGGAATGCGGGAGCAGAGCGTCTTCAACTTTGTCGCCATCCCGCAAGGCATGGCCATTGCCACCCTCGAGCTTGTTTTCCGGAATCCCGACGTGCTGCAGAAGAACATCAAAATCACAAAGGGAGATGCCTGCCAGATCATGCTCGAGTGCACCCAGAACCTGCACACCGTCTGCGAAGTCTTCCGAAGATATGCCCGACGCATTCAAGCGAAGAATGATCCGCGAGATCCCAACTACCTCGCCATCAGCGTCCGATGCGCCAAG ATTGAGCAGTTCATCGAGACCCTCTACCCGCGGCAAATCCCCGAGAAGCTCGCAGTCGAGAATGCGCAAAGGCAAGCCAAGGGTTCGGCAGCGGATCCTGGCGAGAGCCTCGTCATGTttggcatcgtcgccctTTCTCTATTCTTTGTGTCGGGTATCATG CTTGGAGCGGCTTGGTTGATGGGTGCAAGATTTCCCATCGTTTCCGACATGGTCGAGCATCTTGGTTCCCTGCTTCCTGGCAGCAAGCCTTCCATTACCGGACGAAACGAGCTGTGA
- a CDS encoding putative alkaline protease: MVPSLLGLVLLLLPLVAALPAHVVPRSGPPIVNAGAKDIIPNKYIAVYNSSFSSDAINAHFTSFSTALKKRNLHKRGLNGVLLSTDVVSFHMAAWHAMAFEADDSTINDVNNADEIAYVEADHWVTTQEAVMQTNSPIGLNRLSHAQAGQKGYVFDSSAGEGVTCYVVDTGVMTEHSEFENRASWGANFVDLINRDEQGHGSHVAGIIAGATFGVAKKAKIVAVKVLDGSGQGQNSNIIRGLQFVANHATQNNLRGRACMNMSLGGSKSPALDAAVEQVAAAGVIPIVAAGNENRDTANISPASAPAAITVGAIDANTDQRAGFSNFGQHVDIYAPGVNILSVGTRSNIDQRVLSGTSMACPHVAGLVAYLITLAAKTSQGAYGNFDMGTLLKILASRTGAQVVNNVQGTTSLIANNGNAK, translated from the exons ATGGTCCCGTCACTTCTTGGACTTGTGCTCCTTCTCCTGCCTCTCGTCGCAGCCCTCCCGGCTCACGTGGTCCCTCGCTCCGGACCTCCCATCGTCAACGCGGGCGCCAAGGACATCATCCCCAACAAGTACATCGCCGTCTACAACAGCTCCTTCAGCAGTGACGCCATCAACGCCCACTTCACCAGTTTCTCCACGGCTCTGAAGAAGCGCAACCTGCATAAGCGTGGCCTGAACGGTGTCCTGCTCTCCACCGATGTCGTGTCTTTTCACATGGCGGCCTGGCACGCCATGgccttcgaggccgacgactcCACCATCAACGACGTCAATAACGCTGACGAAATCGCCTATGTGGAGGCTGATCACTGGGTCACCACTCAGGAAGCCGTCATGCAGACGAACTCGCCCATCGGTCTGAACCGCCTCTCTCACGCCCAGGCTGGCCAGAAAGGATACGTCTTCGACTCGTCGGCCGGTGAGGGGGTGACCTGCTACGTCGTCGATACCGGCGTCATGACCGAGCATTCCGAGTTTGAGAATCGTGCCAGCTGGGGCGCCAACTTTGTGGACCTGATCAACCGGGATGAGCAAGGCCACGGCAGCCACGTTGCGGGAATCATCGCTGGTGCCACTTTTGGTGTCGCGAAGAAAGCCAAGATTGTCGCCGTCaaggtcctcgacggcagtGGTCAGGGACAAAACTCCAACATCATCAGGGGCCTGCAGTTCGTCGCAAATCACGCGACCCAGAACAACCTCAGGGGCAGGGCCTGCATGAACATGTCGCTCGGAGGTTCCAAGTcgcccgccctcgacgccgccgtcgaacaggtcgccgccgctggcgTCATCCCCATCGTGGCCGCTGGCAACGAAAAC CGAGACACGGCAAACATATCGCCTGCCTCTGCACCAGCTGCCATCACCGTCGGTGCCATCGACGCCAACACCGATCAGCGGGCCGGCTTCTCCAACTTTGGTCAGCACGTCGACATCTACGCCCCCGGCGTCAACATCCTCTCGGTTGGCACCCGCAGCAACATCGACCAGCGGGTGCTCAGTGGCACCAGCATGG CCTGCCCTCATgttgccggcctcgtcgcctacCTCATCACCCTTGCTGCGAAAACCTCGCAGGGTGCTTATGGTAATTTCGACATGGGTACTCTGCTTAAAATCCTCGCCTCCCGGACAGGCGCTCAAGTAGTCAACAACGTCCAGGGGACCACGTCGCTCATCGCCAACAATGGCAACGCAAAATAA